Proteins co-encoded in one Amaranthus tricolor cultivar Red isolate AtriRed21 chromosome 7, ASM2621246v1, whole genome shotgun sequence genomic window:
- the LOC130818702 gene encoding uncharacterized protein LOC130818702, translated as MGPCDDDNESNELVDDPSEDDVDVDVDEDALANDMTLDEYMEDKSWRTWACDTTYTEEGENVEYRTETSNQTVLTLKCKRGCSWRLRARLDAYSSSWHIVTYKHGSCVLGSDTVSAGHIHLTSFVINNVIRNCVAKDPSIKQQALLSIYGTWEGSYSLLLRFLKALQHSNAGLVVEWFFKVDNDAGVYVRPNIRTFQRVFWAFKPCIEGFNHYKPLIAIDDIYLYGKYRHKGIFPLAFASVEKKCIGAWSWFMACIRKHVTQRMSLCVVSDRHAGNIATMEELGWQPPYAHHRFWLRHLLSNFKRVMGNVQRKKLFGRTAEQR; from the exons ATGGGACCatgtgatgatgataatgagagCAATGAGCTTGTTGACGATCCTTCTGAAGATGATGTGGATGTGGATGTGGATGAGGATGccctagcaaatgacatgaccctag ATGAGTACATGGAGGACAAATCTTGGAGGAcctgggcttgtgataccacttaCACTGAAGAAGGGGA aaatgtggagtatagaACGGAGACTTCAAACCAAACcgtccttaccttgaagtgtaagcgggGTTGTTCATGGAGACTTAGGGCTAGGCTTGATGCATATTCATCTTCATGGCATATTGTTACATATAAGCATGGGTCTTGtgttttgggtagtgacactgtctcggctggacacattcacttgACATCTTTTGTTATTAACAATGTGATTAGAAACTGTGTTGCcaaagacccatcaattaag CAACAAGCTTTGTTGTCCATATATGGAActtgggaaggttcttactctCTCCTTCTACGCTTTTTAAAAGCTTTGCAACATTCTAATGCAGGCCTAGTAGTTGAGTGGTTTTTTAAGGTAGATAATGATGCGGGTGTATATGTGCGACCTAATATTAGaaccttccaacgtgtcttttgggcttttaaaccttgcattgaggGCTTCAATCATTAtaaacctcttatcgccattgaTGACATAtatttgtatggtaagtatcgtcataagggaatctttccattAGCGTTTGCCTCGGTTGAGAAGAAGTGTATAGGTGCATGGTCAtggttcatggcttgtattcgtaagcatgtcacacagaggATGAGTTTATGCGTTGTTTCTGATAGACACGCGGGAAATATAGCAACCATGGAAGAGCTGGGGTGGCAACCACCTtatgcccatcataggttttggTTACGTCACTTGCTTAGCAACTTTAAACGTGTTATGGGTAATGTTCAACGGAAGAAGTTGTTTGGTAGAACTGCTGAGCAAAGATAA
- the LOC130817606 gene encoding uncharacterized protein LOC130817606 yields the protein MDVSETSHKPANQFEEALWSRKHYLDTARGHYLSALAVLSGKQEQTKVSHTSNSALLLEPNAFYPSTEVEKTSTSGQQTFAEFDVRIQMPNGVLKSSEKDFQAIKLQSNNTLARNTKSQITNFFCKLGSTFSNEMNIDDAADLKAMISSDSDEATESLPKTVVENSSLHRMVESLKAELEHLKKEHADIKGIDAGVEFSAKNVHFRLLKTNLEDQGWLSERDKTLETSQEVSQDKDEINDCTKGLKREHEAAEFSTQVEKRLRTVLDVDKAKQGSVRPFDQAQSFPEGIYPACVSSESSARIMISEDELESSSQQAGKASKLGRGFFTAAMGGVEVGKCDHSSDFSIRDFVFAARNKDISLNWPFSQKNLQLCLKHGVKDVLPPFQPIDCLRDSPTERCLAEKILHSEESNHDEKPSLVKKNNGPGTMLEVDHSCNQELGLGEDYRDSDSFPNERDRNLGFKSVVFTNSQSEVESVSTSNLPMSEVSDEREAAASATAANDKTKSSASQPCNKKCRLAVKIRVNGKRNTPEDISSACTAPPEAISSKLCPVCENFSSSSNTTLNAHIDQCLSSQSPPTWMKSSKVIKPRIKPRKMRLMTDICATAPCCTLEDLDRRNGTNWATNVDVSLEDADMPSGRTHPGVLSRHIINNVDDDSVYIDSSGRKIRIISKFSDMSPSSCSKASEAVRSKKQSRKGNLSKFFSPNRKKRLAKHLKYLKVTRQRKQYSSLKVKGHRTEMCRTEESMHIVGDWHIKQQQPASFGKGHKAQKQNHPGFDTSQQSDVIIDHLKNSRFSDSFGTGSLVLMRQKQTLDHNVDTCKDSHRNDVADDTCGNDGSIKDLHNVGDLIDPVSSSCLAIEVNEISMRTTVDPELATVADVSLLQCSDKFQGLLCRVGATGNLSPPGQSDEREMFYGNIADTESLELKTGDYILNFGLASSFPEVDPIPIPGPPGSDLPSFSDMDSEDLNSSPSRSLAQPSGDGDHLDDETLSESPLFASSTVSNLGKIDNFTSNEQESLSASFSVRNDVYAGWFGASSGKLSGNKALCSPFTAAQSERVTIFGGSSERGMIDLGEGSAMLNRDNQQCCCSCEEGLTWMNSLKSQVQWERPTSSKSLRGGECTNFILDGQSNDLNKEIRVFSSSGYHRKESSLETSAEAVDPFSRASDYDSACPSAPILRLMGKDLMVNNRVDSDNSRSPSVVNAGMNRLGVLTQKFLPR from the exons ATGGATGTATCGGAAACATCACATAAACCAGCAAATCAATTTGAAGAGGCTCTTTGGTCCAGGAAGCATTACTTAGATACTGCTAGGGGACACTATTTAAGCGCACTTGCGGTGCTGAGTGGTAAACAAGAGCAAACAAAAGTTTCACATACCAGTAATTCAGCTTTACTTCTAGAACCTAATGCCTTTTACCCATCCACAGAAGTAGAGAAAACTTCCACTTCGGGACAACAAACCTTTGCCGAATTTGATGTACGAATTCAAATGCCTAATGGTGTCCTCAAGTCATCCGAGAAAGACTTCCAAGCTATAAAGCTACAATCAAATAATACTCTTGCTAGAAATACCAAATCTCAAATcaccaattttttttgtaaacttGGGAGTACTTTTAGCAATGAAATGAACATAGATGATGCTGCAGATCTTAAAGCCATGATCTCTTCAGATTCCGATGAGGCCACAGAGTCACTGCCAAAAACGGTGGTAGAGAATAGCTCCCTCCACAGAATGGTAGAGTCTCTTAAAGCTGAGCTTGAACATTTGAAGAAAGAACATGCAGATATAAAAGGCATTGATGCAGGAGTAGAATTTTCTGCTAAGAATGTGCATTTTAGACTCCTAAAAACCAATCTGGAGGATCAAGGCTGGCTTTCAGAGAGAGATAAAACTCTAGAGACTTCTCAAGAAGTATCTCAGGATAAAGATGAGATAAATGACTGCACTAAAGGTCTGAAAAGGGAACATGAAGCTGCAGAATTTTCTACTCAAGTCGAGAAGAGGCTAAGAACTGTTCTTGATGTTGATAAAGCAAAACAAGGTTCTGTGAGACCATTCGATCAGGCTCAGAGCTTTCCTGAGGGAATTTATCCTGCATGTGTATCGTCTGAGTCTAGTGCTAGGATCATGATTTCTGAAGATGAGCTTGAGTCGTCAAGTCAGCAAGCAGGGAAGGCATCTAAGTTAGGAAGGGGATTTTTCACTGCAGCAATGGGAGGAGTTGAGGTGGGAAAATGTGATCACTCCTCTGACTTCTCTATACG AGACTTTGTCTTTGCTGCTCGGAACAAAGATATCAGTCTGAATTGGCCCTTTTCACAGAAAAATTTACAACTTTGTCTGAAGCATGGTGTGAAGGATGTATTGCCTCCTTTTCAGCCTATTGATTGTCTGAGAGATAGTCCCACGGAAAGGTGTTTGGCTGAGAAAATTTTGCACAGTGAAGAGAGTAATCATGATGAGAAGCCGTCTTTGGTAAAAAAGAATAATGGACCTGGTACAATGTTGGAAGTTGATCATTCTTGTAACCAGGAGCTTGGGCTTGGTGAAGATTACAGAGATTCAGATTCATTTCCTAATGAAAGGGATAGAAATTTGGGGTTCAAGAGTGTTGTTTTCACTAATTCTCAATCCGAAGTAGAATCCGTTTCCACGAGCAACCTTCCGATGTCAGAAGTCTCAGATGAGCGAGAAGCTGCAGCTTCAGCTACTGCTGCTAACGATAAGACAAAGAGTTCAGCTTCACAACCATGCAATAAGAAGTGCCGATTGGCGGTGAAGATACGCGTTAACGGTAAACGCAACACACCTGAAGATATTTCTTCTGCTTGTACTGCCCCCCCTGAAGCAATTTCTTCGAAATTATGCCCTGTTTGTGAAAATTTCTCATCATCTTCAAATACTACGTTGAATGCGCATATTGATCAATGTCTCTCCTCGCAGTCTCCACCAACCTGGATGAAGAGTTCTAAGGTAATCAAACCTAGAATAAAGCCAAGAAAGATGAGACTAATGACTGATATATGCGCAACTGCTCCTTGCTGCACACTGGAAGATTTAGATAGAAGAAATGGTACTAACTGGGCCACAAATGTAGACGTCTCATTGGAGGATGCTGACATGCCTTCTGGACGCACACATCCTGGAGTATTGTCCAGGCATATTATAAATAATGTAGACGATGATTCTGTGTATATTGATTCAAGTGGTAGGAAAATCCGTATCATCTCGAAGTTTAGTGATATGTCTCCATCATCATGTTCAAAGGCTAGTGAGGCTGTAAGGTCTAAGAAGCAATCAAGAAAGGGCAATCTAAGCAAGTTTTTTTCACCAAATAGAAAAAAACGTCTTGCtaaacatttgaagtatcttaAAGTCACCCGCCAAAGGAAACAATATTCCTCATTGAAGGTCAAAGGTCACCGGACTGAA ATGTGCAGGACTGAAGAATCTATGCATATAGTGGGAGACTGGCATATAAAGCAGCAACAACCAGCTTCATTTGGCAAGGGACACAAAGCTCAAAAGCAGAATCATCCTGGTTTTGACACTAGTCAACAGTCTGATGTTATCATTGACCACCTTAAAAACAGCAGATTTAGTGACTCTTTTGGCACAGGTAGCTTAGTCCTTATGAGGCAAAAGCAAACATTGGATCACAATGTGGACACGTGTAAAGATTCCCACAGAAATGATGTTGCTGATGACACTTGTGGTAATGATGGTTCCATTAAAGATCTTCATAATGTTGGGGATTtgattgatcctgtttcatccTCCTGCTTGGCTATTGAAGTCAATGAGATAAGTATGAGGACGACTGTGGATCCTGAGCTTGCAACTGTTGCTGATGTGTCTCTGCTACAATGTTCAGACAAATTTCAGGGTCTTTTATGCAGGGTTGGAGCTACGGGTAATTTAAGTCCACCTGGTCAGAGTGATGAACGGGAAATGTTTTATGGAAATATAGCTGATACTGAAAGTTTGGAGCTGAAAACAGGCGATTACATTCTGAATTTTGGGCTAGCAAGTTCCTTTCCTGAAGTTGATCCTATACCCATTCCAGGACCACCAGGATCAGATTTGCCTAGCTTCAGCGATATGGACTCTGAAGATCTTAATAGTTCACCAAGTAGAAGCTTGGCACAACCATCTGGGGATGGTGATCATTTGGATGATGAAACTCTATCAGAGTCCCCATTATTTGCCTCATCAACTGTCTCAAACTTGggaaaaatagataattttactTCGAACGAACAAGAGTCCCTGAGTGCTTCTTTTTCAGTCCGCAATGATGTTTATGCAGGATGGTTTGGTGCCAGCTCTGGAAAATTGTCGGGGAATAAAGCATTATGTTCACCTTTTACTGCTGCTCAAAGTGAAAGGGTTACTATTTTTGGAGGTAGTTCAGAAAGAGGGATGATTGATCTAGGTGAAGGCTCTGCCATGCTTAATCGTGATAACCAGCAATGCTGTTGTTCCTGTGAAGAAGGACTTACTTGGATGAATTCTCTGAAATCGCAAGTCCAATGGGAGAGACCAACATCTTCAAAGAGCTTACGTGGAGGAGAGTGTACAAATTTCATCTTGGATGGACAGTCAAATGATCTGAACAAAGAAATAAGGGTGTTTTCTTCCAGCGGCTACCATAGGAAAGAGTCTTCTCTGGAAACCTCTGCAGAAGCAGTTGATCCGTTTTCGAGGGCTAGTGATTATGATTCTGCATGTCCTTCGGCCCCCATTCTCCGGTTGATGGGTAAAGATCTGATGGTGAATAATAGGGTGGACTCTGATAACTCAAGGTCTCCAAGTGTTGTAAATGCGGGTATGAATAGACTGGGCGTCCTGACACAGAAATTTCTTCCCAGATAA